In a genomic window of Pseudomonas putida:
- a CDS encoding GGDEF domain-containing protein: MDGPGFRLEQERFIAQQVRTDRLHQLFRQSVTAVFGSFLGLVMLCWLCWDRFDHHIMNLWIALLTASTLIRISMFAVYFRSSQATRTPQRWELIYLTTLSLSAAIWGGGALAVMPADDLLAQALVMLFTVGMSVSAVSCYSAYRYMTVVSIALVLLPSTFWLMLQPSSLQFGMGVAVLVFASFVCSATRKLSDALETAFRLTREMELAHSISTRAAQTDELTGLRNRRAFFEQAQRLYNHCQNYQLPLCAVMLDMDHFKHINDTYGHQVGDQVLRQMGVVISRSFREADVYGRLGGEEFAVLLPETSLEDAQNIAEALVHSIAGLMTGPVHCITASVGVASMASSDKDLHSLMSNADKALYRAKARGRNQVVVSD; this comes from the coding sequence ATGGATGGCCCTGGATTTCGGCTCGAGCAGGAACGCTTTATCGCCCAGCAGGTGCGCACTGACCGATTGCATCAGCTGTTCCGGCAATCGGTAACCGCAGTATTTGGCAGCTTTCTGGGTCTGGTCATGCTGTGCTGGCTCTGCTGGGACCGCTTCGACCACCACATCATGAACCTGTGGATTGCCTTGCTCACGGCTTCCACGCTGATCCGCATTTCGATGTTCGCGGTGTATTTCCGCAGCTCGCAAGCCACCCGCACCCCGCAACGCTGGGAACTGATCTACCTGACGACCCTGTCGCTGTCCGCCGCCATATGGGGCGGTGGCGCGCTGGCCGTGATGCCGGCCGATGATCTGTTGGCCCAGGCGCTGGTGATGCTGTTCACCGTGGGCATGTCCGTCAGCGCGGTGTCCTGCTACTCGGCCTATCGCTACATGACGGTGGTCTCCATCGCCCTGGTGCTGTTGCCGTCGACCTTCTGGCTGATGCTGCAGCCGTCCAGCCTGCAATTCGGCATGGGCGTCGCGGTGCTGGTCTTCGCGTCCTTCGTGTGCAGCGCCACCCGCAAACTCTCCGATGCTCTGGAAACCGCCTTCCGCCTGACCCGTGAAATGGAACTGGCGCACAGCATCTCCACCCGTGCCGCGCAAACCGATGAACTGACCGGCCTGCGCAATCGCCGGGCGTTCTTCGAGCAGGCGCAGCGCCTGTACAACCACTGCCAGAACTACCAGTTGCCGCTGTGCGCGGTGATGCTGGACATGGACCACTTCAAGCACATCAACGACACCTATGGCCATCAGGTCGGCGATCAGGTGTTGCGGCAGATGGGCGTGGTGATCAGTCGATCGTTTCGCGAAGCTGATGTGTATGGGCGGCTGGGCGGTGAGGAATTTGCCGTATTGCTGCCGGAAACCTCCCTCGAAGACGCGCAAAACATTGCCGAAGCACTCGTTCATTCCATCGCCGGGTTGATGACCGGGCCGGTGCACTGCATCACCGCCAGCGTCGGCGTGGCGTCCATGGCCTCCAGCGACAAGGACCTGCACAGCCTGATGAGCAATGCCGACAAGGCGCTCTATCGCGCCAAGGCGCGGGGGCGCAATCAGGTGGTGGTGTCGGATTAG
- a CDS encoding RES family NAD+ phosphorylase: MVKGLRLPLLAGETLQAYRLVNSKFPPIAMFDDVADADEFELLYEIQALTNPRLKNELGKLELIPRSEIPFGITGCSYATAPFTHVNPAGSRFSDGSFGVLYLADTMETALAEVQHHQALYWSRVPDLHYERFVFRGLSCSFVDKAMQDATAMAPSDPIYDPEHYTHSQPFGKTIRQAGCPGLRYHSVRRPGSHCWALMTPRPVLSIIQTAHYEMVWNQQITSVSQISEA, encoded by the coding sequence ATGGTGAAGGGCCTGCGGTTGCCCCTGTTGGCGGGCGAAACGTTGCAGGCGTATCGGCTGGTCAATTCCAAGTTTCCACCGATTGCGATGTTCGATGACGTGGCCGATGCCGACGAATTCGAGCTGTTGTACGAGATCCAGGCGCTGACCAATCCACGGCTGAAAAACGAATTGGGGAAACTGGAGCTGATCCCCCGCAGCGAGATTCCCTTCGGCATCACCGGCTGTTCCTACGCGACCGCGCCTTTCACCCACGTCAACCCGGCAGGTTCTCGCTTCAGCGATGGCAGTTTTGGCGTGCTGTACCTGGCCGACACGATGGAGACGGCCTTGGCCGAAGTGCAGCACCATCAAGCGCTGTATTGGTCCAGGGTGCCGGACCTGCACTACGAGCGCTTTGTGTTTCGCGGGCTGTCCTGCTCATTCGTGGACAAGGCGATGCAAGACGCGACGGCCATGGCGCCGAGCGATCCGATCTACGATCCCGAGCACTACACCCATTCCCAACCGTTCGGCAAAACCATCCGCCAGGCCGGTTGCCCGGGGCTGCGGTACCACTCTGTGCGACGGCCCGGCAGCCATTGCTGGGCCCTGATGACCCCGAGGCCGGTGCTGTCGATCATCCAGACGGCCCATTACGAGATGGTCTGGAACCAGCAGATCACCAGCGTCAGCCAGATCAGCGAAGCCTGA
- the phnE gene encoding phosphonate ABC transporter, permease protein PhnE, translating to MNRLINLALLLAVGVAVVSSFGYLGIDLGALGGGDNLKQMGAYARRFLSPDLSANHLQAIAHGALETIAMSALGTLLAAVFGLILALPAAGRFGWPFKSASRLLLNALRAIPELVWAALMVLAAGLGPNAGTLALALHTTGVLGRLFAEALENTPPQPAEAIRLQGANALWAFCYGTLPNLLPQLLAYVLYRWENNIRMASVLGFVGAGGLGQMLYVSLSLFQEAQASTVILAMLLLVLAVDSLSSWSRQRWVKA from the coding sequence ATGAATCGCCTGATCAACCTGGCGCTGCTGCTGGCCGTTGGCGTCGCAGTGGTCTCGTCGTTCGGTTATCTGGGCATCGACCTTGGCGCGCTGGGTGGCGGCGACAACCTCAAGCAAATGGGCGCATACGCCCGGCGTTTTCTCAGCCCCGACTTGAGCGCGAACCACCTGCAGGCCATCGCCCATGGCGCGCTGGAAACCATCGCCATGTCGGCCTTGGGCACCTTGCTGGCGGCGGTGTTCGGCCTGATTCTGGCGCTGCCGGCGGCCGGGCGTTTCGGCTGGCCGTTCAAGAGCGCCTCGCGCCTGTTGCTCAACGCGCTGCGGGCGATTCCGGAACTGGTGTGGGCGGCGCTGATGGTGCTGGCCGCCGGTCTCGGGCCGAACGCCGGCACCCTGGCGCTGGCCCTGCACACCACCGGCGTGCTCGGCCGCCTGTTCGCCGAAGCCCTGGAAAACACGCCGCCACAACCGGCCGAAGCGATTCGACTGCAAGGCGCCAATGCGCTGTGGGCGTTCTGTTACGGCACCCTGCCCAACCTGTTGCCGCAGCTGTTGGCGTACGTCCTGTACCGCTGGGAAAACAACATCCGCATGGCCAGCGTGTTGGGTTTTGTCGGCGCGGGCGGCTTGGGGCAGATGCTGTACGTCAGCCTCAGCCTGTTTCAGGAAGCCCAGGCCAGCACGGTGATTCTGGCGATGTTGCTGCTGGTGCTGGCCGTCGACTCGCTGAGCAGCTGGAGCCGGCAGCGCTGGGTGAAGGCCTGA
- a CDS encoding antitoxin Xre-like helix-turn-helix domain-containing protein — translation MSLAFQTQGFSKNQCVTGLRAAVGILEKWQASSDQACRLLRISRSTYTRARQRDPGWSVALDADQMQRISFVLNIHATLRLIFDNPQNVYGFVSMPNDNEFFNGRSPLEIMAQGDMIALYETFRRIDALRGAQW, via the coding sequence ATGTCACTCGCCTTCCAGACCCAGGGCTTCAGCAAAAACCAGTGCGTCACCGGCCTGCGCGCCGCCGTTGGCATCCTGGAAAAATGGCAGGCCAGCAGCGATCAGGCCTGTCGCTTGCTGCGCATTTCCCGCAGCACCTACACCCGGGCCCGGCAGCGCGATCCCGGCTGGTCGGTGGCGCTGGATGCGGACCAGATGCAGCGCATCAGTTTCGTGCTGAATATCCACGCCACCCTGCGCCTGATTTTCGATAACCCGCAGAACGTCTACGGCTTTGTGTCGATGCCCAACGACAACGAGTTTTTCAACGGCCGCAGCCCGCTGGAGATCATGGCCCAGGGCGACATGATCGCCCTGTACGAGACCTTTCGCCGGATCGACGCACTGCGGGGCGCGCAATGGTGA